DNA from Vitis vinifera cultivar Pinot Noir 40024 chromosome 19, ASM3070453v1:
GTGCAAACCCAGATTGTAATGTGAGGCCTTCTATGAGGAGAGTCCTTCAGATCCTTAATGATGAGGCAGAGCCTTTACTTGTCCCCAGGATGAAACCAAGTCTCACTTTCTCATTAAGCTTGCCTCTCAGTATCGATGACATTGTTTCAGATGGTGAAGATCATCGTAAGTCACTTGACTCCATGTGTGAGATCAAGATCTAGTGAAGTCAAATTCAACTTCTCACGTTATCCTAGTTTGATGCTTtagattctttcatttttttttatcacactTCTATATTTGTCTTGTTACTCAACCAGATTTAACTGGGCCGAGTTCAAAGCTTCTCTATTGAACTATGTGATCTTCTGCTGTACCCTAGACATAAGAAGCTTCCTTGAACGTATAAAAATGTAGGTCCATGCCATAACTGACATGTATGTAATTCTTTTCCACTATTTTAATGGTGttacattttttcttatatcataCTACTTTCCTGAGTGATTTGTTGCTTGTTTATTTCATGTTACATGTTATTGAGATATCATGAAAAGCTAGAGTGCCTTAGGATAAGGATGATCAGCTGATGAAACCTTTGTCTCCAGTCTCATCCCAAGATTGAGTTGAAAACTTAACGGTATAAGGTGTTATTACCTGTCTTACAATATTTCTCCTATCCCTTTATTGATTGGTTACAGATGATTGTTTCAGTTTCTGTATGACTTAATGGCAAACAATTTCCTTTTCTACATATGCTCCTCTATTGTCTCATGGCTTTTGAGTAGTTTCACTGAAAGTTCTGAAATCTCAAAAGCAGAGGATTCCTGCATTTTGCAACCTCACAACTCGGATTGGTGAAAATAAGTTAGATGCAGTGAGTGATGGAAAAAAATCTCAGAAGCTTCAATTAATCAACTAGTTGCGACATTAGGAATCcatagagagaaaaataaataaataaataaaaaactagcaAGCAAGGGGAATGAAAATAATAGGAAAGCCGTATTCTCCTAACTGTGAAAAAGTTAGGGAGTTGcatatgttttgattttttcttgttACAGAATGATGAAAACCGATGGATGAGGCAAGACCACTTTCAAATTCTACAAAATGAAGATGTATAGGGCTCATGGACTGATCATCAAAGATATAGCACAACTAGCGTCCTAGTCAAATCTCATTTCAGCTGAAGATTCTacactctttttcttctctaaagTTGTACTATATCCTCCATTGCCAAGACTGAAAGAGAAGGTTATGACAAATACTCGCTCAGAGTTCTTTAGCTTGATCTATGTCGTTTTTCTCAAGGAGGTTGCTTCCAGCTAACAAGTCCATCTTATAGCAAGCTTTGAGCTAAGACACGAGGCTGCTGGTGCTTCCCATATTGTCCTTCTTTAACCCTTCAGCTCTGTTGCATCTGGGCTCTGTCTAACAACTCCATTTGTATCTAGGTTATGCCATTCAGCCTTATGCTTCCAAAAATACATGAACTGGCATTTTGGTTCAAATCCAAATACGTTCACCTTCTGACTTTGTTGATAAAAGCATTGTATGCAAAAATATGAAAGCATAAGGCTGAACTTGGAGAAAACCCAGTTGATGTAAGTGGGATTATGGAATGCAGTAACACATCAAGGTCTATGCAATAATGCATGATCCTCTTTGTAATGTAAAATCCAAAGAATGTAAAGAGTTATGTTTTACAAGTACTTCTATGCTTTTTAGACTACAGTTGAATGGTTCTTTTCCAAACAAagtttgaggaaaagaaaaagggaaagggaaaggaaaTGGGAAAAACAAAGTACATCTATGAAGCTCAATAaaaatttcttctcttttttccccAACTTTCCTCACTCTTTTTCATCACATTCTCgttcttctcatttttcaatgtttcccctttttctttccctgtTCTTGAGAACCAAGCAAGCCTAAGAAGTTCCATTCAATAGAAATTCTATGCAATATAATAGTGAAGGCATGTAGAGTGCAGAATCAAAATGCAAGAATTTAACTGCCAgacaaataaattttagatcCAGGGTTGGAGATTCTTTACATTGCAGTTTGATGAGGATCCAAGTGGAGTGTGATGATGACAGAAGAAGAGAGAGCACACTcccaagaaaagcaaagagtCTTTAGCTGATGCTGGGTTGTGCTCCCTCTCTTCTGTCAACATATTTCTCATCCTCCAACCAATCATTCACCAGTCATGTTGCTGCATGGCATGCATTCACTTCATCATGTCATTACTGCAATATAAACAATAAGAATATATGGATTAGATTCTTAGGATGACACTACAGTTGAATCCCTGTGTATAAGAACATACATGCATGGATTTCATGTATAAGATGGTTTTTGCTAGGAATTACGAATTTCTTatataaatagaaattgaaaCAAGCTGAAACTTACATTTGAAGTACATAGCTGTACCCatgttgtgtgtgtgtgagagagagagggagggagggggggagagagagaggagcaATGAAACAGTAGCATGAAGGAGAAGTCATGACTTTGTGAGAGGCAGTGGAagaagagagggagagggagaggagCAATGGAACAGTAGCATGAAGGTAAAGTCTTGACTTTGTGAGGGGCAATGGATAAAGAAGGGGAGAGGGAGAGGGGCAATGGAACAGTGGCATGTGAAGCCTTCTTATAGAGACTTTGATCACTCACAAAAGCCAGTAACATAAAAAAGATAATGGGCAGTTTCTAGGTGGTTCCCTCAATAAAAGCTacatttttgttaatattaGCAGTTTCAACACATTAAAAAGATTCTTCTAAACTTGGCTATAACCCTTCACTCTCATATTTATTACCTTTTCTATTTACATAACCCTTCATTAACTACTCCTTCAGCACTTGACAATGAACCATTGTAAGCACACTCATAAATGGTCTTTAACCAGATCTACTGAGGATGGTCATTGCCTATTGCAGGTGTTCTATTATGAGTCTCCCTCTTTCAAAGTGACCTTATCTCAAGATGTACTAGGGCTTGGGGCCCTTCATTTCTCTCCAGACAACCCTTTTTTGTGTCCTTGATGGGGCTCCTCTCATAGTGACCCTATCTGGGGATGCATTAGACCTTCTGGGAACCCTTCTTTTTCACTGCCTGAGGGCCCTTTTCTCGAGATATGTGGAGTTCTTTTGGCCTTTGTTAGGATAACCACTGGAAAAATATATCCATAGGCCATTTGATTTTGGTGCAAGTAGGACTCATAAAATTGGGGTCTGACAGATTTCAAAGTTCTCTTTTCACTTTGTCATGAATTGTTTACTTGGGCTCTGCCTTACCTGTGTATTGAATTATTAGCCTACCATACTGCTAATGCTTTTTGTGTAGAGTCTgtagactatatatatattatctctCCATCTTTTGGTAAAAGTAAATCAATTCGACTAATCCATAAGCTGATATCGATTTCTTTGTACAAAGTCTTGACTCTTCTAAGCTACAAATCGAGTATTGTAATCATCTTTTCTTAAGTCATAGTAAAGATCCTATGAAACTAATAAAGTGGTCACTGACGGGGCTAGCTTGGGCCAGGAGGGGCTGCCTCccttcaaattaaaatcaaatggtGGGATAGATTCTTTCACCtcaagtacaaaggaaagacaAGCTTTTCGTGGGACTAAATACCACAATCTTCCCACTTCTTGACCCTCCAAAATATTTCTTTCTATTTGTGCCCCTCTTAGACTCGATTTTTGGCTCGCCcgttgaaagtggtgtttgtttttttaacttaatattaaatttaatttgtttttagacttTAAATGATTTGTTACTAActttttacttctttttaaattttttttattcaataaaaaaagttgaaatatttgactttttgtttaatgctaaaaataacattttaaaacaatcatagCACAATCTCAAAATGACCCTTACCTTACTAacacttaatacttaatagaaataaaataataaaatacgaATAACTTAATGCTATTAAGTTGTATTTAGgcggtttttgttttttacttaaataaaaataaaacttaatttaatttaattctaaataaaataataataataaaaaaaacaccttaATACTTGATATTCTTAAGTATTAAGTATAAATAGGGTGAAAGTTGTGTTGAGTTTGTATTTTGATtgtttcaaaaagttatttttagcatttaacaaaaaatcaaatatttaatttttttatccagttgaataattttaaaaataagtattaagttctaaaaaaaaatcaaaacacgAATGATTTGAAGTCTAAAAGCAAATTGTATCTGCATTAACTTCAAAAAACATATACTAAGAGTTAAATTAAGTTCTATTCCTAAGGTTTTTTTTTGGCAACAATGTTACCCTATTTCATTTGCTTTTTACTCCAAAAAAACATTGCAAGAAGTTGTTAAAAGTTCATCATCTTAAACTTTTGCCTGCTAAACATTCTTAACCTcgatattatttgaatttttttggtgaaaaaaatgACCTTCAGGCTTTAATTGTTGTGGTGAAGCAGTCAGCTTTTCCCTTTGGGTCACTAATAATGCAAGGTGGTGTGAGTGGCCCCAACAAAGCCAATTCTAGCTGCTTGAAGATTGCCTTGCACCATATTATATGCTTGGCTCCAAGAAGTTCTTcaaacttttttcttcttctttccatAGATGATGATGATATGCTAGGTAAACCAATGTCTAGTTCAGGCTTTAACCACCCAACCCCACTacccacctctctctctctctctctctctattctCAATCCATGAGAGAAATAACTGACTTAACCGCTATCCCACTACTTTGTATATAAccaaaaaatccctaatttgcaGAGAGTAACCTCAGTTGCATTGCTTTTCTGCAGAAGAGTTGGTCATGGCTTTCCTTTTAGCAACAAAAATCTGCAACTCTGCTTTCTTTACGTCTCTTTTAGTCTCCACTGCTGTTGTCTCTGTGTCGTCGTACACCTTCCAGGTGGGGGGTGAGGGAGGTTGGACCAAACCTACAGGAAATGAGACAGAAACTTACAATGGCTGGGCTGAAAAGAACAGGTTCCATGTCGGTGATTCTGTGTGTAAGTCAAGGAGCATTGTAAGCTTGTGTGGTTTTAAAAAAgttcaattcttttatttcaaggttttgaGTCCTCtcttttcctgcattttctctGCAACCAAATGGAGCCTTAGTGTTGTGATACTACAGATGAATTTGCTTGCTTTGTTTTCCTGTTTGTGAATGTTTCAGATTTCAAGTACCAGCAGGACTCAGTGCTGGTAGTGAACTACACAGATTACACAAACTGCAACACCTCAAACCCCATCTCCAAATTCGAAGATGGAAACACACTCTTCCGATTTGATGGCCATGGGGTTTTCTATTTCATCAGTGGCCAGCCTGATCACTGCCAGTCAGGTCAGAAACTGATCATTCGAGTAATGGCCCAATCCGAAGTCAAGCCTCCAGAACCAGCACCTTCACCTAAGACTGATGGATCTGCATTTTCACCTGAAGCCGCTTATGTATCTGCACTTCCGCCTAAAGCCGGTGGTGGGAATGACCGGAGCTCTTTCAACTGGGTGCCACCGCCGTCGCTAAATTCCACCACCAAGTTGTCTATAGCATCATATTTTG
Protein-coding regions in this window:
- the LOC100263521 gene encoding early nodulin-like protein 6, giving the protein MAFLLATKICNSAFFTSLLVSTAVVSVSSYTFQVGGEGGWTKPTGNETETYNGWAEKNRFHVGDSVYFKYQQDSVLVVNYTDYTNCNTSNPISKFEDGNTLFRFDGHGVFYFISGQPDHCQSGQKLIIRVMAQSEVKPPEPAPSPKTDGSAFSPEAAYVSALPPKAGGGNDRSSFNWVPPPSLNSTTKLSIASYFVTALGGVWVILYLFI